In a single window of the Niabella ginsenosidivorans genome:
- the alaS gene encoding alanine--tRNA ligase, translated as MHPVNFITAYINMMTSTEIRQAFLDFFKSKGHEIVPSAPIVVKNDPTLMFTNAGMNQFKDYFLGNRQSPYPRVADTQKCLRVSGKHNDLEEVGVDTYHHTMFEMLGNWSFGDPALPTAGYFKKEAIAWSWELLTEVLKIPKDRLYVSVFEGDEKDGLPFDEEAADEWKKWIAEDRILKGNKKDNFWEMGDTGPCGPCTEIHVDCRPDEERRQADGKTLVNADHPQVIEIWNNVFMQFNRLKDGSLQPLPAKHVDTGMGFERLVRVLQNKTSNYDTDVFTGTIAAVEKITHKKYDGSDSKQAIAFRVLADHIRAVAFTIADGQLPSSNGAGYVIRRILRRAVRYYYSYLNYQQPLLNQLVPVIAEQFKDVFPELEQQQAFVRKVIKEEEESFLRTLEKGLKRMDELISGKTAGTLAGKDAFELYDTYGFPIDLTRLIASENNMTIDEPGFEAAMQEQKNRSRSATTVDTEDWQQVHAEAPVTFVGYNDLNVSTRVIKYRKVKTKGKEQYQLVLETTPFYAESGGQIGDTGTLTFGNERIRVNDTKKENELIIHLVDKLPADIDGPVTAVVDLEKRLNTTYNHTATHLLHAALKEVLGAHVNQKGSLVAPDVLRFDVSHFAKITDEELRRVEMIVNEKIRANIPVVIKEMPKEEALQLGAMALFGEKYGAVVRVVTIDPHFSVELCGGTHVPQTGMIGLFVIISESAVAAGVRRIEALTGPAAFRYISEKIAGYKQVGELLKTADPLKAIEKLITDKTALEKKVERLEAKELVGIRNELLQKDEIINQVNFIGAIVEVSTPDALKKLCSDLKNHLRDFVIVLCANIGGKAAVAVAVADTVVAAKGLDAGQVIKQQVAPLIRGGGGGQKTLATAGGQEAGNLQQVIDAVKKLMS; from the coding sequence TTGCATCCCGTAAACTTTATTACGGCCTATATTAATATGATGACCAGTACCGAGATCCGGCAGGCTTTTTTAGACTTTTTTAAGAGTAAAGGACATGAAATTGTGCCTTCTGCGCCCATTGTAGTAAAGAACGACCCGACACTGATGTTTACCAATGCGGGCATGAACCAGTTTAAGGATTATTTCCTGGGCAACAGGCAAAGCCCTTATCCGCGTGTGGCAGATACCCAAAAATGCCTGCGGGTAAGCGGTAAGCATAACGACCTGGAGGAAGTGGGGGTAGATACCTACCACCATACCATGTTTGAAATGCTGGGCAACTGGAGCTTTGGCGATCCTGCCCTGCCAACGGCAGGATATTTTAAGAAAGAGGCGATCGCCTGGAGCTGGGAACTGCTCACGGAGGTACTAAAGATCCCCAAGGACCGCTTATATGTTTCGGTTTTTGAAGGAGACGAAAAGGATGGGCTCCCTTTTGATGAAGAAGCGGCGGATGAATGGAAAAAATGGATTGCGGAAGACCGCATCCTGAAAGGCAATAAAAAAGACAATTTCTGGGAAATGGGCGATACCGGCCCCTGCGGTCCCTGCACGGAAATTCACGTAGATTGCCGGCCGGACGAAGAGCGCCGGCAGGCAGACGGAAAAACCCTGGTGAATGCAGACCACCCGCAGGTGATCGAAATATGGAACAATGTGTTTATGCAGTTCAACCGCCTGAAAGACGGCAGCCTGCAACCCTTACCGGCCAAACATGTAGATACCGGTATGGGCTTTGAGCGGCTGGTGCGGGTACTGCAGAACAAAACATCCAACTATGATACAGATGTTTTTACCGGAACGATTGCCGCGGTTGAAAAGATCACGCATAAAAAATATGATGGCAGCGACAGTAAACAGGCGATTGCATTCAGAGTACTTGCAGACCATATCCGGGCTGTTGCCTTTACTATTGCGGATGGACAATTGCCTTCCAGCAACGGGGCGGGGTATGTAATCCGCCGTATATTGCGCCGTGCCGTTCGGTATTATTATTCCTATCTTAACTACCAGCAACCTTTGCTGAATCAATTGGTGCCGGTGATTGCGGAACAGTTTAAAGATGTTTTCCCTGAACTGGAACAACAGCAGGCTTTTGTGCGTAAAGTCATCAAAGAAGAAGAGGAATCTTTTCTGCGCACCCTGGAAAAAGGGCTGAAGCGGATGGACGAACTGATATCCGGGAAAACGGCCGGAACTCTTGCGGGAAAAGATGCTTTTGAGCTTTATGACACTTACGGATTCCCTATTGACCTTACCCGGCTGATCGCTTCAGAAAACAATATGACTATTGATGAGCCCGGTTTTGAGGCTGCCATGCAGGAACAGAAAAACCGCAGCCGTTCTGCAACGACTGTTGATACAGAAGACTGGCAGCAGGTGCACGCGGAAGCACCGGTCACTTTTGTGGGGTATAACGACCTGAATGTGTCCACGCGCGTTATCAAATACCGTAAGGTAAAAACCAAAGGAAAGGAACAGTATCAGTTGGTACTGGAAACCACGCCCTTCTATGCCGAGAGTGGCGGCCAGATAGGCGATACCGGTACGCTCACTTTTGGAAACGAGCGCATCCGTGTGAATGATACCAAAAAAGAAAATGAGCTGATCATTCATCTGGTGGATAAGCTCCCGGCAGATATTGACGGTCCGGTAACCGCTGTTGTAGACTTAGAAAAACGATTGAATACTACCTATAATCATACGGCAACACATTTATTGCATGCCGCACTGAAAGAGGTACTGGGGGCACACGTAAACCAAAAAGGTTCTTTGGTAGCTCCTGATGTTCTGCGCTTTGATGTATCGCATTTTGCCAAGATCACTGATGAGGAACTGCGCCGGGTGGAAATGATCGTTAATGAAAAGATCCGTGCAAACATCCCCGTGGTCATTAAAGAAATGCCCAAAGAGGAAGCGTTGCAGTTGGGAGCTATGGCGCTTTTTGGTGAAAAATATGGTGCTGTGGTGCGGGTGGTGACCATTGATCCGCATTTTTCCGTGGAATTATGCGGGGGAACGCATGTGCCCCAAACTGGTATGATCGGCCTGTTTGTGATCATCTCAGAATCTGCTGTAGCTGCCGGGGTAAGGCGGATCGAAGCCCTTACGGGGCCGGCCGCTTTCCGCTATATCAGCGAAAAGATCGCCGGCTACAAACAGGTGGGTGAATTGTTAAAGACCGCAGATCCCTTAAAGGCGATTGAGAAACTGATCACGGACAAAACAGCGCTGGAAAAGAAAGTGGAGCGACTGGAAGCAAAAGAGCTGGTGGGCATCCGTAATGAGTTGCTGCAAAAAGATGAGATCATCAACCAGGTAAATTTTATCGGCGCCATTGTGGAAGTAAGCACCCCGGATGCATTAAAAAAGCTCTGCAGCGATCTGAAAAATCATTTACGGGATTTTGTGATCGTGCTTTGCGCCAATATAGGAGGCAAGGCCGCCGTAGCCGTTGCTGTTGCGGATACGGTAGTTGCTGCTAAAGGGCTGGATGCAGGTCAGGTTATTAAGCAGCAGGTAGCGCCTTTGATCAGGGGAGGCGGTGGTGGTCAGAAAACGCTGGCAACTGCCGGCGGACAGGAAGCCGGGAACCTGCAGCAGGTGATCGATGCGGTTAAGAAATTGATGAGTTGA